The Oxyura jamaicensis isolate SHBP4307 breed ruddy duck chromosome 9, BPBGC_Ojam_1.0, whole genome shotgun sequence genome includes the window aataataatccagGCAACTGGGAGACTCCATTTCTTACGGCTTTGCACCCAAATCTTActacagaaactgctttttacCCAGATACCTCTCAGCACAAGCATCCCCCCAGCCCTCTCAGCCTACCTTCGTGGTGAGCGTGGCCCTTCCTGGGCTAAAAGCCACGAGCTCTGCGTGACACCCGCAGCAAGGGAATTGCAGTCAGTGCACAGGGACATGACTTAGCACACTGTGGCCTGGAGACCATCAGCATATCTGTCAGAAATGGTGTTCACAGGCAAGCAATAAAATGTGATCTCAGTTCATACTCGTGCCCAGGCACAGAGGCATTTTACCTCAACTCTACTTCTTAAAGACTcaagactctttttttttcttttttcccatgtgAGGGGGTAGGAGAATTTCTTGACCTCGCATGTTGCCCATCCCTGTGGGAAGCAGAAGGCAGCCTGCCACTTGCTACAGAGCTGGGTGTGTCCCCAGCATCCTGCAAAGGGCTGTTACAAGTCCATATGGCATCCCGGCACCACTGCACAGCCCGTCCCAGGGACACACAGCACCAGCTGGCATCAGTTTCTCCCCTTTATTTAGCTCTTATTTCTCATTAAATCCCAGGCACTGCTGACTACTCTTATTCACTCATCTGTACCTATAGCTCAGGCTGCTTTTCCAGAGGAATTTCATGATGAGGAATTTCACAGCCCTGGCTCCTGGACCGCAGCTTGGTGCTACAGCATGGCTGAGTGCTGCAATACAAGaaagtttttttcctgctatcaAGGTAGTGatatgtggcaaggtttttcTGCTCGTGGAAGGGGAGCTGAGAGAGCCTGGGAAGCATTTTGTAGGTGGCAGCTGGGGTGACGAGGTGCGATGAGAGCCGGTCCTGCAGGCACGGTGACAGCAGAGGGCACGCTTCGCTGGCGCAGCGCTGAGCGCGCAGCCTGTGCACGCAGTCCAGGCACTGCCGGACTGCTCTGGATTCGTGGAGcaagcaggaggagagctggggtGAGGAAGCAGTCCCAGGAATTCAATGCAATCCAATCGTCTGCAAAACCACATGCCCTGCAGCGCTGCGGCGGAGGGAAAGGAACAGAATCGCCCTTGCCGCAGCCGAGCGGACGGATGATGGATTTATCCGGCtggggaaagaggggaaaaaaattctgAGCGCACTGATCCCCCGGAGGAGCTTTGGGAGGGGGAAGTGAGGAATGGATCTGCACCTTGCTCGCCCCTCCGTGCTTGTGCCAGCGTCCTGAGGATGCCTGATGGTCTGCCCTGCGCCAGGGGCACGGCAGGAGACATCACGAagagggcaggggacagggcgCAGGTAGACTCCTCCTTCTCCACCCCCTCTCTGCTGGTTTCCTTCAGGTCAGCACAAGAGGGTTTTCCGAACCAAAGCACATATTTTCATCTTTGGTtaaattgtaattttcttttaggCATTATTTGAAATGGGATCCCAAAACTTTTCGGCTGGAGAGCATCAGAGTGATTCCCCCAAATTCTTCCTGAGACCACCAAGAATATTTTGGtcctttcaacattttttccagAGCAATGCTCAGACCTAGTAGGAACTCAGTTTTACTCCATTAAAACAGGCAAGTTGCCTGTAGGGGTActtccccaccagcaccccgGCACTGGTCCTGCCTCCACCAGCCCCAACCTCAGCTGAATCCCATGAGGGGATAAAAGGCCAGGGTGGGTGTCAGAACCTTCCTGAGGCTGCTCTGGGGCCAAGTCATCTCCTGGCGGGGCATGGGACCAGAGACAGCAAAAGAGCACTGCCCTGCTTTTGTCAGGTAGGTGTCTAAAGCTCAGTGGGACAAATCCAAGGTGTTTCCATGCGATAATGTTTCTCCTACTGTCAGAGGACACCCCTATATTTCCTCTGGCACCCCCAGGCAGGGACACAGCTTCTTGCCCCCAGTGCAGGAGAATGAAGGAGCCTGAGCCAACCTCATCTTCCAAATCTTGTCCCCATGTGGCTGGCAGAAACACAATATGCGTGGACACCATGAAAACCTGGATCCCCAGTGGGACTGAGGGTGCTCCTCTTGGGTCCAAATCAACCCTGTTACACTCATTTGCACCACGATTTGGGGAGGATGCCATGGATGAATGTGACGTGGCTGCAGATATCCACACAGAGAAAGGGGTGTATCGTGCAGGGAGGGCAGCGCCTGCTCAGCCCAGAGGTCTGCCCGGTTGGGaaccagcacccagcaccgaTTCCTCTTGCTGGGCTGTaaagcagagcaggaacacctcGGTACGCCCTCCTCACTCCTAGTCCAGCCTCAGCAACAGTCAGTCTATGAGTGTGCTGGGTGGGTGTTAATTCAACATGCACTGAAAGAGCCCTTCTGGAGATTTCTGGAgacctctgagcagcagcagccttgttGCTACAAGCCTTTGACTTCCCCCAGCTGGGAATGGGTGGAGAGGGCCCCTGACACCACACATCGGGGTGGTAGCAGAGCCCCgtctgctcctggtgctggcagggggctggggagtCCCTTGGCATGGAAGGATCTGTCCGTGTGCCAGCCACGGGGACAGGCTGTGAGCGATGAGGAGACTGGTTGTCCCAATAACGGGCTCGTCCCCCATGGGACCAGCACCATTGAACCCAGGACTGGGGGGACACGCACGACCAAGGCACTAGCTGGTCCCCGCTTTCCCGAGCTGCAGAGATGCCGCAGAGCCGGGGAGGCAGAAATTGCCCCCGGGGGCAGCTCAGCATCCCATCTCCATGCTGTTAAGCCTCTTTTTGGGGGAAGGTTTGCATTTTCTCCCACTCTGCAGCCTTTTCTTACCCGACGGGgcgggcagccctgcaggggcCAGGGGCTTTGGCCGCTGGGGCGCACAGCTGTGGggtgcccccgccgccccccgggggATGCTCGAGGCTCGGGGAGGGGAGAACAGACGAGAAGCGTCGAGGACCCGGACGGACGGCGgactggggagaaaaggaggcgGGGGGCAGCCGGAAAGCACCGAGGGGGGGAGTACAACGAGGGGGGAGCGCCGTGGGCGCCTGGCCAGCCCCGGGCAGAGCGGAGCATCCCCGGCCGCGGCTCTCCCCCCCCTCCAAGCCCGGGCAGGGACCCACCCCCGGCGGCGTGGGGCGAGGGGGGCGCCCCCGCCTTGACGTCAGGAGAAGGGTTTATAAAGGCGGCGGGAGGCGAGGAGATCCCCAACGCCGGAGCCGAGCCGCAGCGGAGCCGCCAGCGCTtccccgccgcctcctgcccgcgcccgccccgccggcGAGATGCTGTCGTGCCGTCTCCACTGCGCCCTGGCCCTGCTCTCCATCGCCCTGGCCCTCGGCACCGTCTCGGCCGCCCCCTCGGACCCGCGGCTCCGGCAGTTCCTGCAGAAATCCCTGGCTGCCGCTGCCGGGAAGCAGGTGAGAGACCCCCGACGGGGCGGGCACCCCGCTGGAGACCCCGACAGCCCCgcttctcctcctgcttctcctcccctGTTCTCCTCCATCTCCCCTGGCAGACCCCTACGTTCCCCACCGCAGACCCCTCCGCTTCCCCGCTGCACACCCCAGCACCCTCAGTGCCTTCCCCCTGTTCCTCACCAGACCTCCCCGATGTCCCTGCTCCAGACCCCAGGCCGCTTGCTGCAGCCCCCGGTTCCCCGACAGACCCCTGGTTTCCCACCAGAGATGGGCCATGGCAGCTGGATGGCTGGGGGCAGCATGGGgagacccccccccagcccagcctgctggggGACGAGGAGCGGCTGCTGCCCGCACAGAGGGAAGAACCCCTGGAGGAGCTCCCCGAGGCTTCTCTGGGGTGCTGAACCAAGGCAGCTGCCTGGATGCAGCAGGAAGATGCCTTCTGCCATGCATGGGGGCAGACAGGGCTTGGTGgggtgagagggaaaaaaaaacagcgaGAGGGGGCCCCAACTCAGCTGCTTTCCCAAAAACCTGCCCCgtgctgcttcagcagcagccttaGCATCCTCGCTGAGACCAGCTGGGAGGGACGGGGTGGCAGGGTGATGCTCAGCTGAACTCCTTCCTGCCCAGCAATCTGGGTAGATGTCAGtgctctcctgctctgctttcttttgtagccagagcagctggaaggCAGCTGTTGGttgggctgagctgctggggagaTGCAGCTCTCCGTCTCCTCCGGAGCTGTGCCGCTGTCCTGGGCACAGAGCAGTGAGCCCCCAGTAGACGAAGAGTAATCGTggtctctccctctttctctcccttttccccaaGGAACTGGCCAAGTACTTTTTGGCAGAACTGCTCTCAGAGCCCAgccagacagaaaatgaagccCTGGAGTCTGAGGACTTGTCCCGAGGGGCTGAGCAGGACGAAGTGAGACTGGAGCTGGAGCGCTCGGCTAACTCAAACCCCGCTCTGGCACCCCGGGAACGCAAAGCGGGCTGCAAGAACTTCTTCTGGAAAACTTTCACATCCTGTTAGCTTTTGAAACCcacctctcctccccatccATCCCTGCCTTCTTCCTAGCCCCCCGCCCTGAGCAGAACCTTCACCACAAGAGGCGAAGACTGTAAATACACGGTTATGGTGAAATGAAACACACGAGGAAAATCTGAGTTCGATTTCAAgttgttttaataaaactttctgTTCCAATTGTACACGATTTGCTTGAGTTGTGATTTCTGACTAGTTCCTTAATGACATGCACTCTGCGACTCTTTCAGATGTACTATTTTTAATCCTTCGTTGCAATAAAGTTTGTGTTTCAAACAGTGATGCTGAGACTTGCTGGTCACTGAGGAAACCCAAGTCACCTCTCTCAGCCTGCTTGTCTTGGGGCAGCGACAGcaaatggcagcacagcccccacAAGCACATATATAACAcacagtttctttaaaattttttgctgttgtttttctaagGGACCTAGAGGCACCACAGTATTTTAGACATCAGATCCCTGTAATTGGGATTGAGTCAAATCCACAGCACCGGCAATTCAGTCGGGCTAGAGGATTTACAGCCAGCTCCAGAGACACCGCTGGAAATCGCAGCTGTGTGTCAGAAGCTGaggcatgaaaaagaaaaaaaagaggttccCAGCACAGGTTTACCCCCAACgtgcctttttccttctcactcaCAAACACTGGAACGCTTTCTTACCTGGTGTATTTTATTCCTTGCAACATCCACCGCTGTAAAGGCATCCATCCCTGTAAAGGCAAAGTGCTAGCCCCATGCCATCAGCATCTCTTCATCTAGTAAATCCGCTACAGCAGCTTTTCTACCCGCTACATCATCATTAACGACATTATTAAAAGTGTCAGCTGGGTAGGAGATGGCACcgagaaaaagaaacagttttctcaATCGAAGATAAATTCTTCGTGCTTTTCCAGAACCTCTTCTCCTCTCAGCCGTGCTGCTTTCTGACATACCATCATCGGCGAGCTGGAGACGTGGGGCACAAATGTCACTTTGATCAGAAATTCATCATTTGGGAGTAAAGtagcaaatattttgcagaCATCATATCCAAAGGTGAGAAATGGGGTGGCCAGTGCAGCTGAGCTGGGCGCAACATCAGCTAACGCCTGGGAGGGAGCAAAGGGGCCCTGGGGGAGCCTCCTGAAAGAGATGCAGGAAATGCAAGCAATGCAGGTCATTTTGCTGCCCTGAAAGAAGATAGGGTGAGAATTGGACCCCCCTGGAAAGTGTGGAGACAGACCGAGGGGAGAGCACCAGTCCTCCATCACGTCTGatccctctgctgctggctgtcctCTAGGGAGCAGATTGGGGGGGACTCAGCAAAGCTGAGATCTCCCCACCCATGTCCCTTTGCTCGCTCCTGACTGAGGATCCAGTCAGCTTTCAAAAAGCAGCCAGTTCTTCAGCGCCGAGACAGCCGTAACACAGCAGCTATAGGAACAGAGAGGGGGGTGGAGGTGCCGGGGGCTTGAATATTCTTATGCACCAAGTCCATCCTTCACGGGCTATAAATAGAGCGCTCCTCGCCTGAGGTTTTTCCCCTTGGTCACTATGCTCAGGCAGTTCTTTTGAAGGGAGTTTAATCCTGCCAATTGCAGGAGTGCAGCCCATCACAAGTAGGGATGTAGATGATCCACAGGCACGGGCAGCAACCAAGACGAAGTGATTCACATGCTACACCAGCCCGGCACGGCGGTGCAGCTGGCGGCACAGCGCGGCAGCTTCTGCGAGGCTTAATGAAGATGTAGTGGTGGAGGCACGTGTGGGTGCCCTCTGCTCGGAGGCAGACAGACAAAAATTGCTCCTTCAGGCAGCTCAGGAGCTCCTGGAGGTTGGGGAGGTGGCTCCCAGGgcattaaacacagcagcaccacaggtAATAGCACCACAGCAGCACACGCAGTCCCAGGACTGGGAGCCGTGCAAACGCGGTGCTGGAGACGGCCTTGCCTTGTTGAGCTGCAGAGACtacaaagacaaagaaagatttattgcTTCTCTTTGATAGGTATGAATTATGGGCTAAAGGGATTAAATGGCTGCATGTAAACCCTGGCCACACAGCCACGGTACAGCGTCCTGGCCTGGGAAGGCTCGTGCTGGGCTGGATGTGGGGTGAGAGCACGTGGTGCGGTCAGCTCCATGGGCCTGAGGGccaaaggggaagagagaggcttTGAGAGAGGTTTTCCAGTGAGGTTctcagcagctcagagctgagTCTCCAtggaggagcagcccctgcaTTGGTCTGGGGAAGGCTGGGGGCCGCAATGATCCACGCTGGCTGATTCACCTCTCCTCGTGCACTCGGTGGCATGGGCAGACCCAGAGCAATCCCCACCCCAGTGGGTACCTTCAGCTGGTGATTCATGAGGCACTGCAGGGAAACGTCCATGAGGAGCCATGTAAAAGGGCTTAAAACTGCTGTCCAAAgagttgtttttaatgaaaaccagaaaagatTGTATGAGGCCTGGAAGCACAGATGCCCCGATGGGAAGCCAGCGATGAGCTGCTCAGCCGTCCCCAGCAGCAACCTCTCCAAGTAACGATGCCAGGAAGGGCCATTGGCTCTAGCAAGCAGGCCAGGATATTTGTTATGTGAAGCCCAAATTGTCAGAAAGGCCAAGTCTTCCTTGGCCCAGAGGGCTCGTTGGTGACAGATACCTCAAAGCAATTCTAGCTGCGGTGCACGAGGAATACTTCTGGGATCCAGCCTTCATAGCCTGGGGCCGCTCTGGCATCAGCTTGCTCTTTTTGGCTCtgcagaaaagacaaagagcCCAGACCCCTGGGCACAACTGTCCTTCACCCAGAACAGCCTGTAAAAGGTTCCAGTGTTTTTGCACTTAATCTGCCCCTGTAGCTCCCAGCAAGTCTCATGGCAGACTCATCATAACTGATCTGCAGGCACCAGGAGCATCCCCTGTTCCAAGGCCCCTGCCCTCACCATGGGaatctttttcccctccatcctGCCAAAACCCCAGCACCTCTGGGGACCActggagcagcccccagcccctggatGGGTCAGCACCAGGTGACTGGAAAGAAGCATTTGCTGCTGTAGCTGAGCCCTAatgctctgaaaacaaagcagcaggatGCTTATTGACCAGGGTGAGAAACTATACTTAGGCAATAAAAGTTATTATGATAAAGGAACAGGCTGTACTCTCTCTCCTCTGAACACTTTCTGACTCTTTGACAGCTTCTCACCAGAATAATGCAATAAAACTCACTTACactgagcatttttttctcctttgttttattaGTGAATTATTTGTCGCTTTTGTTAGCACCTAGTAGCATACCCAGAAGAGCTTTTGGGCCAGATGCTGTGAGTACCTCAGCAGTCTGGATCCCAGTCTTCAGAGACTTACCCTGCAAATGCCTGACATAACcccaaaaattaaaaagctctCAAAAAATAATCACCAAGTGAAGTTTTCCTCATATGTACAGTGCACATGGCAGTTTGTACCTGATTCCAGCATCACCCAACAAAGAAACCCACCTGGGTGGAACCAAAAGCCACCCAATTAACAAAATGAGGTTTCACAAAGGTCCCCAGTATCTTTTATAGAGAGATGCCCTGAGAAAGCATGAACTGATGCACTCAGATCCAGGCTTTGCTcactgctggggcagagggagagggacTTGGTCCTGCTCACCACCCAGAgcatcgctgctgctgctccctgctgcctgcatccCACTCCCTcgcagctgcaggcaggctgccgTGCTTTAATGTGCCATGGGAGGAAACACTCCAGCCTCTAGCTCCGACAAAGCTGGTCCCAGAGAGATGCTCCCGGCCCTCCCGTGCCCGTCCCTCAGCACTTGTTAGGCTCCGTTCCCCTGGCACGGAGCAGAGTTGGTGAATCCCTCCCAGCGTCTGCTCCCTTGCACAGCTCTGGGTTTTGCCTTCAAGGAAAATCTATCCCTCCAGCTGGAGGCTTAGGGAAGAGAAGGATCCTCCTGGAAATCAGCTGTTGCATTTGCAAGGCTTTTTGGGGAAACCTCGCTGCCACCTCTTTACTTTCCTATTTTACTTCTAGTGTTCATTGTGTTGTGTGATTCCTCCGGAGGCTCCAACATGGTacttctgtccctgctgctctgctccccacacCAGCCTCTTCCTTGGTGGGTGCAGTGTTGGGGGACCCCCTGAGGAGCACCAGCCCACGAGTGGGGtgcactgcagccagcagagagaGCCAAAGAGCACGGATTGTCCTATTTGTGGTCTGTGCATCCCTGTCCGTGAGGGCAGATGCTCCGCACAGGTCTCCTCTGCACCAGGGGCTGTCCGAGCAGTGAAGCTGGATGCAGGGCTCCTGCAAAGAGGAGCTTTCCCTGGAGGATCCTCACTTTGCTCTGTGgatgcaggctgtgctgctgcactgccAGAGATTTTTGCCCACGGCTGAGtgcctgtttttcatttctatagGGCATTTCTCATGCAAAAGGTGTCAACTTGAAACAGGCTGGAAGAAAGTTAAATAGCATAAAAGTGAACTGTGCTATCTACGGTTAAAAGCGGTGGGTTTTGTTCtaaagaaaacctttaaaaaattgGCTCAGTGAAGATCTTCTCTCCCCTGgcaattttgttgtttttcagcatcCCAAACTACTCCTTACTCACTCAGCTGCCGACAGCCCTCACAGTCTCAGCAGGAACCGTGTGGGCAGAAGGAGGAAGGGTTATGTCCAGTTACAGGCTCAGGGGACCAGGCAGCTGTGGTGGCACGAGGTGTGGCAGTCCCTGCCTCCAGGCTGCATCTTCCATAGCCTGAATAAACCACCCCTGGAGGCAACAAAGGCTGGAGGTGATGCTATCTATGCTGATGCCTTTGCCCAGTGACTTGGACCCACCTGCAGGAGGAGCGGTCGCTGCTGGTGACAGTGGTGGCACTGCGACACCACCTCAGCGCTGTGGTTCCCCATGGGTGGTTCCGACCTCACAATGGCCAGCACTCATGGCAGGGTTCGTGGGCTCCATGCACCCTGCCAGGAGGGGCCCAAAGGTGCTGCCGTAACATCTGCACCTCTCCATTGGAAGGACACCCCACACTGCCCTCTTGCTCCTAGTTTAGGGTGCTTGGAAGGAAACCTGGCCAGCCCTGGAAGGACAGAGCCCAACACCAAATGGGAAGGGTGGGCTCGAGCAAGATGTGTGAACCAGAGCTCTCGGAGGAAGAGTGCAAGGAAAAGGTGGCAGCAGTGCTTCCCGAAACCTGTGTTCAGCATTTGGAAAGCAACAACTGGAAAGAACGGATTTCCAGCATGGAGACCCTGCAGAAGACTATCAGGGAGATGAAGAAAAGTGAGATACCGTGCCAAGCCCTGGTGAGACTGCTGTCACGGGGGAGCAAGGAGACAAAGCTCCAGGTGATGCAGAAGAAACTCCACACAATCACTCTGCTAGCCCAGGAAGGGGACTTCTCCAGGACATCTGCTCAAATTGTCCTAGAAAGTGTGGTGGAAATGGTTGGAGATGTGCTGTGCAGCACCAGTGCCCAAGGAGCCTTGACAGCTATAGCAGAGGCATGCTCATTGCCGTGGACAGCACAGACAGCCATGGCATTGGCCTTCTCACAGAGTAACTCCAGGATCCAGACCAAGATCTTGGACTGGCTGTCAAAGGCAATCCTGGAATTTGGCTTTGCTGGCATGGAGGCCAAGACGTTAGTAAATACCCTGAGGATTGCTCTTGCTGCTGTCCAGCCCAGCGTGCAGAGATCGGCCATCACTTTGCTGGGGGTTATTTACCTGTACATGGGAGACTCGCTCAGAGAGCTGATGGAGAGTGAAAAACTACCCCTTCTCCCCCAGATAGATGCAGAGCTGGAGAAGGTGCAAAGGCAGGTCCCACCAGCTCCCAGCCGTGCCAACCCCAAGCCAGGCCTGGGTGATGGGATCCAGGAGGACTCAGGAGATCACAGAAGAACAGGAGCCATAGACATTAGTGACAGGATCACACCAGAGCTGCTGTCCAAGCTGCAAGAGAAGGATTGGAACATCCAGAAGGAGGGCCTGGAAGAGGTCGCCTCCATCCTTCAGGATGCCAGACACATCCAGCCAAACATAGGAGAGCTCCCAAGAGCCCTGAGGGTTTGTCTCCATGACCCGAACCCCAGCCTGGTACAGATGGCCCTAAGGGTCCTCCAGCACCTGTGCACAGCCATGGGCTCCAACATCACACAGCACATGAAGGACTTGGGCCTTCCCCTCATCGCTCTGTTCAGGGAGAGCAAGAGAAGCACCAGAGCGGCCGCCCTGGCTGCTGTGAATGCCTGGGCCGCACAGCTCGACATATCGCAGTGGCTGGGTGGGCAGGATGGTTCAGGAGAGCTGGGAGAAGAAATGCCCTTCCAGAAGCAGGAGTTGGTGCGGTGGGTGGCCGAAGAGCTGCCCACCCTGCGGTCAGCTCCCTTGGACCTGCTCCGCTGCGTGCCGCTCCTCTTCTCCTGCCTACAGGACGGCAATGGGGACGTGCTCACGGCCTCACAGGCAGCCCTGCCCTTCTTCATCATGCACCTTGGCTTTGAGAAGATGGCCGAGGCCACCAGCGAGCTGAAGGTGGGTGCAAGGGACCACATACTTGCGATCCTGGAGAATGCCAACGCCAGTCTGTCAGCACAACCCACTGCTTCTGTCGAGTCACTTTCTGGGCACCCTACAGACAACACCACTCCCATTTTGCCCTCTGTCCCAACCACACCACCTGCAACAACGACCTTGTCTTCACAAGCATCAGCTGAAGAGCCAGCACCCAAACTCAGCCAAGAGCAGAAGCAGGGTCCCAAGGAGCCCACGTCAGGAGAGGAAGGCGTGAAAGACATGGGTGCAGCCAAGGGGAAAGCACAGGCAAAGCCCACGCTGAAGGATGGGGGCAGCAACCCTGTACCCATCTTCATTGTTGTCCCCAGGGGGAAAGAGCAAAGAATGAGGGACGAGAAAGGTAGGAAAGTGCTGCAGTGGAACTTCACTGCTCCCAACAAAAGGTACATCGAGCAGCTGAAGGCCCAGATGAGCAGCTGCGTGTCCAGGAGCTTCCAGGTGGAACTGTTCCACCCCAGCTTCCTGCACCAAATCAAAGCCTTGGCCATGATGATCAGGCACctggagacagaaaaggaaggagttATTAGCTGCCTGGACCTGATCCTGAAATGGCTTACCCTGCGTTTCTTTGACTCCAACATGTGGGTGCTTATCAAGAGCCTGGAGTACCTCAACCTGCTGCTGACTTTGCTGATCCAAGAAAAGTACCAGCTGACAGAGAATGAggccctttctttccttccataCCTGGTCCTGAAGATGGGGGACCCAAGGAAAGTCATTTGTAAATTGGTGCAT containing:
- the SST gene encoding somatostatin yields the protein MLSCRLHCALALLSIALALGTVSAAPSDPRLRQFLQKSLAAAAGKQELAKYFLAELLSEPSQTENEALESEDLSRGAEQDEVRLELERSANSNPALAPRERKAGCKNFFWKTFTSC
- the LOC118171571 gene encoding cytoskeleton-associated protein 5-like, with translation MGGSDLTMASTHGRFRVLGRKPGQPWKDRAQHQMGRVGSSKMCEPELSEEECKEKVAAVLPETCVQHLESNNWKERISSMETLQKTIREMKKSEIPCQALVRLLSRGSKETKLQVMQKKLHTITLLAQEGDFSRTSAQIVLESVVEMVGDVLCSTSAQGALTAIAEACSLPWTAQTAMALAFSQSNSRIQTKILDWLSKAILEFGFAGMEAKTLVNTLRIALAAVQPSVQRSAITLLGVIYLYMGDSLRELMESEKLPLLPQIDAELEKVQRQVPPAPSRANPKPGLGDGIQEDSGDHRRTGAIDISDRITPELLSKLQEKDWNIQKEGLEEVASILQDARHIQPNIGELPRALRVCLHDPNPSLVQMALRVLQHLCTAMGSNITQHMKDLGLPLIALFRESKRSTRAAALAAVNAWAAQLDISQWLGGQDGSGELGEEMPFQKQELVRWVAEELPTLRSAPLDLLRCVPLLFSCLQDGNGDVLTASQAALPFFIMHLGFEKMAEATSELKVGARDHILAILENANASLSAQPTASVESLSGHPTDNTTPILPSVPTTPPATTTLSSQASAEEPAPKLSQEQKQGPKEPTSGEEGVKDMGAAKGKAQAKPTLKDGGSNPVPIFIVVPRGKEQRMRDEKGRKVLQWNFTAPNKRYIEQLKAQMSSCVSRSFQVELFHPSFLHQIKALAMMIRHLETEKEGVISCLDLILKWLTLRFFDSNMWVLIKSLEYLNLLLTLLIQEKYQLTENEALSFLPYLVLKMGDPRKVICKLVHAVLKGMCLVYPPKKVFSFLMEGIKFQNAKQQAGCLVEMGYLLEVYGLEVCEPSPDKALKRIAAFLRDKDRAVHNAALNIMVTACKTHGEVIFRIVGVLPKEYMRMLGQTAEQEPGRPQVSPAKHLCEKPHQELNSSCEGICQQAGGAPSKPEPTSSEGGNLNKVVEAPRSLPPRLGQHEGRLVSRKYRHLKLRDIIQLETIPEFQTLPTSSDTDDTCRNITPTINSLICGIRDSNAGTSIQAVEEIEKILRQKNNAEAMAGHVNEFLVASFQPFKLIPKQKESDEKLGKDQIILRCKGVVQAMMFLFQEKKLAQEASMEVLKDVMHNLLTLMLEFLEGDQEEDQKLIQSINVLMRRVLEKSDQTRIFCALLKLLQGSLSAKDSPDKFSDLLAKCLWRTTRLLPSTISTIDLDKILLDVNTLLKSIPKEKLRRCTNELPLRTLKTLLHTLCKLKGARILDHLTLIEDAAGSEVEAYLRKTSYLNQSLAVIRTEPNTREHLPPPNLGTSPVAEAAPLGPTGIPGGTLRHKETTAEIGAGPTAKSLEDEDTVSELN